One genomic region from Cellulomonas hominis encodes:
- a CDS encoding ABC transporter ATP-binding protein encodes MPAPVIAARGLVKRFGDLAAVDGIDLEVPPGESFGLLGPNGAGKSTTMRMIGAVSSRTAGDLRVLGLDPDTHGPEIRSQLGVVPQEDNLDTELRARDNLIVYGRYFGLPRAVCAERADRLLAFAQLEDKARAKVDDLSGGMKRRLTIARALVNEPPVLMLDEPTTGLDPQARHVLWDRLFRLKERGTTLVLTTHYMDEAEQLCDRLVVVDHGRIMAEGSPAELIRTYSSREVAELRFGSDRNEAAARELAGVGDRIEVLPDRVLVYASDGEAVLDHAVRVGMRPTTSLVRRSSLEDVFLRLTGRSLIE; translated from the coding sequence GTGCCAGCACCCGTCATCGCCGCCCGCGGCCTCGTCAAGCGCTTCGGCGACCTCGCCGCCGTCGACGGCATCGACCTCGAGGTCCCGCCGGGGGAGTCCTTCGGACTGCTCGGCCCGAACGGCGCCGGCAAGTCGACCACGATGCGGATGATCGGCGCGGTGTCGTCGCGGACGGCCGGCGACCTGCGCGTCCTCGGCCTCGACCCCGACACCCACGGGCCCGAGATCCGCTCCCAGCTCGGCGTCGTCCCGCAGGAGGACAACCTCGACACCGAGTTGCGCGCCCGGGACAACCTCATCGTGTACGGCCGGTACTTCGGCCTGCCGCGCGCGGTGTGCGCCGAGCGTGCGGACCGGCTGCTGGCGTTCGCGCAGCTCGAGGACAAGGCGCGGGCCAAGGTCGACGACCTGTCCGGCGGCATGAAGCGCCGGCTGACCATCGCCCGCGCGCTGGTGAACGAGCCGCCCGTCCTCATGCTGGACGAGCCGACCACCGGCCTGGACCCGCAGGCCCGGCACGTGCTGTGGGACCGGCTGTTCCGACTCAAGGAGCGTGGGACCACCCTCGTGCTGACCACGCACTACATGGACGAGGCCGAGCAGCTCTGCGACCGGCTGGTCGTCGTCGACCACGGCCGGATCATGGCCGAGGGCAGCCCCGCCGAGCTCATCCGCACCTACTCCTCCCGCGAGGTCGCCGAGCTGCGGTTCGGCTCCGACCGGAACGAGGCCGCGGCCCGCGAGCTCGCCGGCGTCGGCGACCGCATCGAGGTCCTGCCCGACCGGGTGCTGGTGTACGCGTCCGACGGCGAGGCCGTCCTCGACCACGCGGTGCGGGTCGGCATGCGGCCCACGACCAGCCTCGTGCGGCGGTCCAGCCTGGAGGACGTGTTCCTCCGGCTCACCGGACGGAGCCTGATCGAGTGA
- a CDS encoding ABC transporter permease — protein sequence MTAPAQVQDPAALARDAARRPRRLGALYVAEYRLRSAKAYGWTIVVSSIGVPLLYLLGLGRGLQTFVGDLGTGPDGAPVDYLVFVAPALLVTAAVSIATEEFTYTVMEGFKWRRTFWAVNATPVQPAQITAGLALAVGARMLVTSVAYYLIIVAFGAVGDPLGAALLPLIGLLAGMAFGLPLLAYAASLTEDKGQFAVVRRFVFTPMFLFSGTFYPLDTLPGWLHWIGWISPVWHGTELGRAASYGAPIGAGMAAVHVVFLVALAAGGWWAARRRFERRLR from the coding sequence GTGACCGCCCCCGCCCAGGTCCAGGACCCGGCCGCCCTCGCGCGCGACGCCGCCCGCCGGCCCCGGCGGCTCGGTGCGCTGTACGTCGCCGAGTACCGGCTGCGCTCCGCGAAGGCGTACGGCTGGACCATCGTCGTGTCGAGCATCGGCGTGCCGCTGCTCTACCTGCTCGGCCTCGGCCGCGGCCTGCAGACCTTCGTCGGCGACCTGGGCACCGGGCCGGACGGGGCGCCCGTCGACTACCTCGTGTTCGTCGCGCCCGCGCTGCTGGTCACCGCGGCCGTCTCCATCGCCACCGAGGAGTTCACCTACACGGTGATGGAGGGCTTCAAGTGGCGGCGCACGTTCTGGGCCGTGAACGCGACGCCCGTGCAGCCCGCGCAGATCACCGCCGGGCTGGCGCTCGCGGTCGGCGCGCGGATGCTCGTCACGTCGGTGGCGTACTACCTGATCATCGTGGCGTTCGGCGCGGTCGGGGACCCGCTCGGGGCGGCGCTGCTCCCGCTGATCGGGCTGCTCGCGGGCATGGCGTTCGGCCTGCCGCTGCTCGCCTACGCCGCGTCGCTGACCGAGGACAAGGGCCAGTTCGCCGTCGTGCGGCGGTTCGTGTTCACGCCCATGTTCCTGTTCTCCGGCACGTTCTACCCGCTGGACACCCTGCCCGGCTGGCTGCACTGGATCGGCTGGATCTCGCCGGTCTGGCACGGGACCGAGCTCGGGCGGGCGGCCTCCTACGGCGCGCCCATCGGGGCGGGCATGGCCGCCGTGCACGTCGTGTTCCTGGTCGCGCTGGCGGCCGGGGGCTGGTGGGCGGCGCGGCGCCGGTTCGAGCGGAGGCTGCGATGA
- a CDS encoding DNA-3-methyladenine glycosylase family protein yields the protein MPHPSPALDAGRSLSAEHRPDGPLDVRLTLLMLRRGAGDPTLRVQPDGTAWLALRTADGPATLHLRPAGGVVAATAWGPGASRALAGVPDLLGARDDPRAFDPAGHLGLAAAHRRLRGLRIPRTGDVLGALVPAVLEQRVLTIDAHAAWRRLLLRHGSVPPGPAPAGMRVPPDAVGWREVPVWDWRRAGVDDQRASTILRAAAVARRLEEGAGLDPAELRRRLGTVPGIGVWTVAETTRRVLGDADAVSVGDLHLPRLVGAAVAGRRVEQDELLEVLAPWAPHRGRVVRLLELTERAAAPRTRPRPRRAARFA from the coding sequence ATGCCCCACCCGTCCCCCGCGCTCGACGCCGGGCGGTCCCTGTCCGCCGAGCACCGGCCCGACGGGCCGCTCGACGTGCGCCTCACGCTGCTCATGCTGCGCCGAGGCGCCGGGGACCCGACCCTGCGGGTGCAGCCCGACGGCACCGCCTGGCTCGCGCTGCGCACCGCGGACGGACCGGCGACGCTGCACCTGCGACCGGCCGGCGGCGTAGTCGCCGCCACCGCCTGGGGACCGGGCGCATCGCGGGCGCTCGCCGGCGTGCCGGACCTGCTGGGCGCGCGCGACGACCCGCGCGCGTTCGACCCCGCGGGCCACCTCGGCCTCGCCGCCGCACACCGGCGGCTGCGTGGGCTGCGGATCCCCCGGACGGGCGACGTGCTCGGCGCGCTGGTGCCGGCGGTCCTGGAGCAGCGGGTGCTGACGATCGACGCGCACGCCGCGTGGCGCCGGCTGCTGCTCAGGCACGGCAGCGTCCCGCCCGGCCCCGCGCCGGCCGGGATGCGGGTGCCGCCCGACGCGGTCGGCTGGCGGGAGGTCCCCGTGTGGGACTGGCGGCGGGCCGGGGTCGACGACCAGCGCGCGTCCACGATCCTGCGGGCCGCGGCGGTCGCCCGGCGGCTGGAGGAGGGTGCGGGACTCGACCCGGCCGAGCTGCGCCGCCGGCTCGGCACCGTGCCCGGGATCGGGGTGTGGACGGTGGCCGAGACGACCCGGCGGGTGCTCGGGGACGCCGACGCGGTCTCCGTCGGGGACCTGCACCTGCCCCGGCTCGTCGGCGCGGCGGTCGCCGGGCGGCGGGTGGAGCAGGACGAGCTGCTCGAGGTGCTCGCCCCGTGGGCGCCGCACCGCGGGCGGGTGGTCCGGCTGCTGGAGCTGACCGAGCGGGCGGCGGCGCCGCGCACCCGCCCGCGCCCGCGCCGGGCCGCGCGCTTCGCCTGA
- a CDS encoding alpha/beta fold hydrolase yields MPFITVGTENSTSIDLYYEDHGSGRPVVLIHGYPLDGHSWEKQSAALLDAGYRVITYDRRGFGRSGQPTTGYDYDTFAADLKTVLDTLDLRDVVLVGFSMGTGEVGRYLGTYGSDRVGKAVFLASLEPFLLRTDDNPTGVPQEVFDGILAAVTADRYAYFSAFYADFYNTDENLGSRLSEEALRHSWDVASNASWFASSAAVPTWVTDFRDDLPKVDVPALIVHGTADRILPIDATGRPFHAALPDAEYVEIEGAPHGLLWTHADEVNRVLLDFLAR; encoded by the coding sequence ATGCCGTTCATCACTGTGGGCACCGAGAACTCGACCTCGATCGACCTGTACTACGAGGACCACGGCTCCGGCCGCCCGGTCGTGCTCATCCACGGCTACCCGCTCGACGGGCACTCCTGGGAGAAGCAGTCCGCCGCCCTGCTGGACGCCGGCTACCGCGTCATCACCTACGACCGCCGCGGGTTCGGCCGGTCCGGCCAGCCGACGACCGGCTACGACTACGACACGTTCGCCGCGGACCTCAAGACCGTCCTCGACACCCTCGACCTGCGGGACGTCGTGCTCGTCGGCTTCTCGATGGGCACCGGCGAGGTCGGCCGCTACCTCGGCACGTACGGCTCGGACCGGGTCGGCAAGGCCGTGTTCCTCGCGTCGCTCGAGCCGTTCCTGCTCCGGACCGACGACAACCCGACCGGCGTCCCGCAGGAGGTGTTCGACGGCATCCTCGCCGCCGTGACCGCCGACCGGTACGCGTACTTCAGCGCGTTCTACGCCGACTTCTACAACACGGACGAGAACCTCGGCTCGCGCCTGTCCGAGGAGGCGCTGCGCCACTCGTGGGACGTCGCGTCGAACGCCTCGTGGTTCGCGTCCAGCGCCGCGGTCCCGACCTGGGTCACCGACTTCCGGGACGACCTGCCGAAGGTCGACGTCCCCGCCCTGATCGTGCACGGCACCGCCGACCGCATCCTGCCGATCGACGCCACCGGCCGGCCGTTCCACGCCGCGCTGCCGGACGCCGAGTACGTCGAGATCGAGGGCGCGCCGCACGGGCTGCTGTGGACGCACGCCGACGAGGTGAACCGCGTGCTGCTGGACTTCCTGGCGCGCTGA
- a CDS encoding TetR/AcrR family transcriptional regulator: MVEHATATAVPVQPGSDDALREQVLDAADRLYYSRGIQAVGMDELRAAAGVPLKRLYRLFASKDAIVAEVLRRRHALWEEGLTAAVIAAGTPRDRLLAIYDYLAGWFAQGDFHGCMFINAFGELGGCSSEVADLAREHKAGFQAYVAELVEVAGGPPVLAAQLAILAEGAQTTAAISGSPDAAAQARAAAVTLIDAAGVAAG, encoded by the coding sequence ATGGTCGAACACGCGACGGCGACCGCGGTCCCGGTCCAGCCCGGGTCCGACGACGCCCTCCGCGAGCAGGTGCTCGACGCGGCCGACCGGCTCTACTACAGCCGCGGCATCCAGGCCGTCGGCATGGACGAGCTGCGCGCCGCCGCCGGCGTGCCGCTCAAGCGGCTCTACCGGCTGTTCGCCTCGAAGGACGCGATCGTCGCGGAGGTGCTCCGCCGCCGGCACGCCCTGTGGGAGGAGGGGCTGACCGCCGCGGTGATCGCCGCCGGCACCCCGCGCGACCGGCTGCTCGCGATCTACGACTACCTCGCCGGGTGGTTCGCGCAGGGCGACTTCCACGGGTGCATGTTCATCAACGCGTTCGGCGAGCTCGGCGGCTGCTCGTCGGAGGTGGCGGACCTGGCGCGCGAGCACAAGGCCGGGTTCCAGGCGTACGTCGCCGAGCTGGTCGAGGTGGCCGGCGGACCGCCCGTCCTCGCGGCGCAGCTCGCGATCCTCGCGGAGGGCGCGCAGACGACGGCCGCGATCTCGGGCTCCCCGGACGCCGCGGCCCAGGCGCGCGCGGCCGCGGTCACGTTGATCGACGCCGCGGGCGTCGCCGCCGGCTGA
- a CDS encoding alpha/beta hydrolase yields MTTWEPDLLGPGWERTTLALSATDPDLVATVVRRSPGSREPGGPAVLHVHGFNDYFFQTHLAADWERRGHTFYALDLRRCGRSWREGQVPHYVDDLAEYRADLGLAARLVRDVPGHDRLTVHAHSTGGLTAALWANSPGGRTAVDALVLNSPWFDLNARWFQRVVSTWVLDGLAPVDPMRVLADGPSAYSWHLHAANGGRWEYDRALKPAEGFPVRAGWMRAVRRGQARLARGLRIEAPVLVCTAAESGPNSRTNPLLDAQDTVLDVEQIWARAPRLGEDVTLVTIPGGIHDLALSAPEPYAAYVAAVFDWLGSVTGSRAA; encoded by the coding sequence ATGACCACGTGGGAGCCGGACCTGCTCGGGCCGGGCTGGGAACGGACGACCCTGGCGCTGTCCGCGACGGACCCCGACCTGGTCGCGACGGTCGTGCGCCGCTCCCCCGGGTCGCGGGAGCCCGGCGGGCCCGCCGTGCTGCACGTGCACGGGTTCAACGACTACTTCTTCCAGACCCACCTCGCCGCGGACTGGGAGCGCCGGGGCCACACGTTCTACGCCCTGGACCTGCGCCGCTGCGGGCGCTCGTGGCGCGAGGGCCAGGTGCCGCACTACGTCGACGACCTCGCCGAGTACCGCGCGGACCTCGGCCTGGCGGCGCGGCTGGTGCGGGACGTGCCCGGGCACGACCGGCTGACGGTGCACGCGCACTCCACCGGCGGGCTCACCGCCGCGCTCTGGGCCAACAGCCCCGGCGGGCGCACCGCCGTGGACGCCCTGGTGCTCAACAGCCCGTGGTTCGACCTCAACGCCCGGTGGTTCCAGCGCGTGGTGTCGACCTGGGTGCTCGACGGCCTGGCGCCGGTGGACCCGATGCGGGTGCTCGCGGACGGCCCGTCGGCGTACTCGTGGCACCTGCACGCGGCGAACGGCGGGCGGTGGGAGTACGACCGGGCGCTCAAGCCGGCCGAGGGGTTCCCGGTGCGGGCCGGCTGGATGCGGGCCGTCCGGCGCGGCCAGGCGCGGCTGGCGCGCGGCCTGCGGATCGAGGCCCCCGTGCTGGTGTGCACCGCCGCGGAGTCGGGGCCCAACTCGCGGACCAACCCCCTGCTGGACGCCCAGGACACGGTGCTCGACGTCGAGCAGATCTGGGCGCGCGCGCCGCGGCTCGGGGAGGACGTCACGCTCGTGACGATCCCGGGCGGCATCCACGACCTGGCGCTGTCGGCGCCCGAGCCGTACGCGGCGTACGTGGCGGCGGTGTTCGACTGGCTCGGGAGCGTGACCGGGAGCCGCGCGGCCTGA
- a CDS encoding MFS transporter, which translates to MHADAVPPPVPAAAPTPAAPVPATPAARGRIAAWALWDWGSAAFNAVITTFVFTRWLTSEDFVAPDVVAAGGAALDAELARHSAWLGWGLTAAGVLIALLAPLTGTRADGSGRRRRGLAVQTAITVALCATMALVRPDPDALTANVLLGIALLAVGNLTFELASVHYNALLPHVATPATLGRVSGLGWGAGYLGGIVLLLVLFVGFIDPEVGWFGVTSADGANIRVAVLVSALWFGVFAVPVLLAVPDEPADALAARRESVVQAYRRIVADVRDLWRTSRSTVLFLLASAVYRDGLAGVFTFGAVIASGTFGFSASEVVVFAIAANVVAGVSTLLAGLLDDRVGPRALIVGSLVGLVVAGVATFVLAGAGTSAFWVCGLLLCVFVGPAQSASRSLLTRVTPAGRESQMFGLYATTGRAASFLAPLAFATFVSVSGSQRWGILGLVLVLALGLAALLPLRLPAAATGGARSPR; encoded by the coding sequence GTGCACGCCGACGCCGTCCCGCCGCCCGTCCCCGCCGCCGCGCCGACGCCCGCGGCCCCGGTGCCCGCCACGCCCGCCGCGCGCGGCCGGATCGCCGCCTGGGCGCTGTGGGACTGGGGCTCCGCCGCGTTCAACGCCGTCATCACCACGTTCGTGTTCACCCGCTGGCTCACCAGCGAGGACTTCGTCGCGCCGGACGTCGTGGCCGCCGGCGGCGCCGCCCTGGACGCGGAGCTCGCGCGGCACTCCGCCTGGCTGGGCTGGGGCCTGACCGCGGCGGGCGTGCTGATCGCGCTGCTCGCGCCGCTCACCGGCACCCGCGCGGACGGCTCGGGCCGCCGGCGCCGCGGGCTCGCGGTGCAGACCGCGATCACGGTCGCCCTGTGCGCCACGATGGCGCTGGTCCGGCCCGACCCCGACGCCCTGACCGCGAACGTGCTGCTCGGCATCGCGCTGCTCGCGGTCGGGAACCTCACCTTCGAGCTCGCGTCGGTGCACTACAACGCGCTGCTGCCGCACGTGGCGACGCCCGCGACGCTCGGCCGGGTCAGCGGGCTCGGCTGGGGAGCGGGGTACCTCGGCGGGATCGTGCTGCTGCTGGTGCTGTTCGTCGGGTTCATCGACCCGGAGGTCGGCTGGTTCGGGGTGACGTCCGCGGACGGCGCGAACATCCGCGTCGCTGTGCTGGTGTCGGCGCTGTGGTTCGGCGTGTTCGCGGTGCCGGTGCTGCTGGCGGTCCCGGACGAGCCCGCCGACGCTCTCGCGGCCCGCCGCGAGAGCGTCGTCCAGGCGTACCGGCGGATCGTCGCCGACGTGCGGGATCTGTGGCGGACCTCCCGGAGCACCGTGCTGTTCCTGCTCGCGAGCGCCGTGTACCGCGACGGCCTGGCCGGGGTGTTCACGTTCGGCGCGGTGATCGCGTCGGGGACGTTCGGGTTCTCGGCGAGCGAGGTCGTCGTGTTCGCCATCGCCGCGAACGTGGTGGCCGGGGTGTCGACGCTGCTCGCGGGGCTGCTCGACGACCGGGTGGGGCCGCGCGCGCTCATCGTCGGCTCGCTGGTCGGGCTGGTCGTCGCGGGCGTCGCGACGTTCGTGCTCGCCGGCGCCGGGACGAGCGCCTTCTGGGTGTGCGGCCTGCTGCTGTGCGTGTTCGTCGGCCCGGCGCAGTCCGCCAGCCGGTCGCTGCTGACCCGGGTCACCCCGGCCGGGCGGGAGTCGCAGATGTTCGGGCTGTACGCGACGACCGGCCGTGCGGCGAGCTTCCTGGCACCGCTGGCGTTCGCGACGTTCGTGTCGGTGTCGGGCTCGCAGCGGTGGGGCATCCTGGGTCTCGTGCTAGTCCTCGCGCTCGGTCTCGCCGCCCTGCTGCCGCTGCGGCTGCCCGCGGCGGCGACCGGTGGCGCCCGGAGCCCGCGATGA
- a CDS encoding DUF72 domain-containing protein translates to MASDVRIGISGWRYAPWRGVFYPKGLPQRRELEYAARHLGSVEVNGSFYALQRPESYRAWRAEVPDDFVFSVKGGRFVTHMKKLADVEVPLANFFASGVLALGPALGPVLWQLPPTLGYDPGRLARFFDLLPRTTAAAAALAERHDERLDGRAWTTTEADRPLRHVLEVRHASFATPAFPALLREHGIGLVVADTAGKWPYLEDVTSDVVYVRLHGDAELYVSGYGDEALDRWAARVRAWASGTEPADARRLGPTAAPAPDGRDVFVYFDNDVKVRAPVDAMALARRLGVGPPQPD, encoded by the coding sequence ATGGCCTCGGACGTCCGCATCGGCATCTCCGGCTGGCGGTACGCGCCCTGGCGCGGGGTGTTCTACCCGAAGGGCCTGCCGCAGCGCCGCGAGCTCGAGTACGCCGCGCGGCACCTCGGCTCCGTCGAGGTGAACGGCTCGTTCTACGCCCTCCAGCGCCCGGAGTCGTACCGCGCCTGGCGCGCCGAGGTGCCGGACGACTTCGTGTTCTCGGTCAAGGGCGGCCGGTTCGTCACCCACATGAAGAAGCTCGCCGACGTCGAGGTGCCGCTCGCGAACTTCTTCGCCTCGGGGGTGCTCGCGCTCGGGCCGGCCCTCGGGCCGGTGCTGTGGCAGCTCCCGCCGACGCTCGGCTACGACCCCGGCCGGCTCGCCCGGTTCTTCGACCTGCTCCCGCGGACGACGGCCGCGGCCGCCGCGCTGGCGGAGCGGCACGACGAGCGGCTCGACGGCCGGGCGTGGACCACCACCGAGGCCGACCGCCCGCTGCGGCACGTGCTGGAGGTCCGGCACGCCTCGTTCGCGACGCCCGCGTTCCCCGCGCTGCTGCGGGAGCACGGCATCGGTCTCGTGGTCGCGGACACCGCCGGGAAGTGGCCGTACCTCGAGGACGTCACGTCCGACGTCGTGTACGTCCGGCTGCACGGCGACGCCGAGCTCTACGTCTCCGGGTACGGCGACGAGGCCCTGGACCGGTGGGCCGCGCGGGTCCGGGCGTGGGCGTCCGGGACGGAGCCGGCGGACGCCCGGCGGCTCGGCCCGACCGCGGCCCCGGCGCCCGACGGGCGGGACGTGTTCGTGTACTTCGACAACGACGTCAAGGTCCGCGCCCCGGTCGACGCGATGGCCCTGGCGCGCCGCCTCGGGGTCGGCCCGCCGCAGCCGGACTGA
- a CDS encoding RNA-binding S4 domain-containing protein: MADAAAPTSTRVDRWVWAVRLTKTRALAAAACRAGHVRVNGDRAKPATTVKAGDEVRVRGEGPERIVEVARVIECRVGAAPAAECYVDRTPAPPPPEQVAVAAVRERGAGRPTKRERREIDRLRGRER; the protein is encoded by the coding sequence ATGGCCGACGCCGCCGCACCCACGAGCACCCGGGTGGACCGCTGGGTGTGGGCGGTGCGCCTGACGAAGACCCGCGCGCTGGCGGCGGCCGCGTGCCGGGCGGGGCACGTCCGGGTCAACGGCGACCGGGCGAAGCCCGCCACCACAGTCAAGGCCGGGGACGAGGTGCGCGTCCGCGGCGAGGGGCCGGAGCGGATCGTCGAGGTCGCGCGGGTCATCGAGTGCCGGGTCGGGGCCGCGCCCGCGGCGGAGTGCTACGTCGACCGGACGCCTGCTCCCCCGCCGCCGGAGCAGGTCGCGGTGGCGGCGGTGCGGGAGCGCGGCGCGGGGCGGCCGACCAAGCGCGAGCGCCGGGAGATCGACCGGCTGCGCGGGCGCGAGCGCTGA
- a CDS encoding 2-dehydropantoate 2-reductase N-terminal domain-containing protein translates to MRYVIIGAGAVGGTIGGLLAEAGREVVLVARGAHLDAMRADGLHLTTPAGARVVYAPVAAGPDDVELRPGDVLVLAVKSQDTAATTEQWAGRPVAGGRTAGEDLLLVCAQNGVDNERTALRRFARVAGMCVWLPATFLEPGRVSAGGSPVTGVLTLGPVPGGEPDPDLAVVAADLEAAGFRAPVVPDVLAWKYAKLLSNLGNAVEALCGPVRGPAKDLASAATAEARDVLAAAGIAPVDPAVEAAARDGFTLVPLPGVDRRGGSTWQSLVRGAGSVEAAYLNGEIVLLGRLHGVPTPVNATLLRLVERAVARGEQPGTHDAAAVLDAARVAA, encoded by the coding sequence GTGCGATACGTGATCATCGGTGCCGGGGCGGTCGGCGGGACCATCGGCGGGCTGCTCGCGGAGGCCGGGCGCGAGGTCGTGCTCGTGGCCCGCGGCGCCCACCTGGACGCGATGCGGGCCGACGGCCTGCACCTCACCACCCCCGCCGGCGCCCGCGTGGTGTACGCGCCCGTCGCCGCGGGGCCGGACGACGTGGAGCTGCGGCCGGGCGACGTGCTGGTGCTGGCGGTCAAGTCGCAGGACACCGCCGCGACGACCGAGCAGTGGGCGGGCCGGCCGGTCGCGGGTGGGCGGACGGCCGGCGAGGACCTGCTGCTCGTGTGCGCGCAGAACGGCGTCGACAACGAGCGCACGGCCCTGCGCCGGTTCGCGCGGGTGGCCGGCATGTGCGTGTGGCTGCCCGCGACGTTCCTCGAGCCCGGGCGCGTGTCCGCCGGCGGCAGCCCCGTGACCGGCGTGCTGACGCTCGGACCGGTCCCGGGGGGCGAGCCCGACCCGGACCTCGCGGTGGTCGCCGCCGACCTCGAGGCGGCGGGCTTCCGCGCCCCGGTGGTGCCGGACGTCCTCGCGTGGAAGTACGCCAAGCTGCTGAGCAACCTCGGCAACGCGGTCGAGGCGCTCTGCGGTCCGGTGCGCGGGCCGGCCAAGGACCTCGCGTCGGCCGCGACCGCCGAGGCCCGCGACGTGCTGGCCGCCGCCGGGATCGCGCCGGTGGACCCGGCCGTCGAGGCGGCGGCCCGGGACGGGTTCACGCTGGTGCCGCTGCCCGGGGTGGACCGGCGCGGCGGGTCGACCTGGCAGAGCCTGGTGCGCGGCGCCGGGTCCGTCGAGGCCGCGTACCTCAACGGGGAGATCGTGCTGCTCGGCCGCCTGCACGGCGTGCCGACGCCGGTGAACGCGACGCTGCTCCGCCTGGTCGAGCGGGCCGTCGCGCGCGGCGAGCAGCCCGGGACGCACGACGCGGCCGCCGTCCTCGACGCGGCGCGGGTTGCCGCCTGA
- a CDS encoding amidohydrolase produces the protein MTSSTLVAVVGGYVVPVASEPVEGGTVLIRDGRIEAVGAGVAVPDDATVIDATGRWVLPGFVEAHGHVGIHEEGEGVVGNDTNEMTGPNMAAVRAIDAVNIDDEGFRDALSGGVTSVVVKPGSGNPIGGQSVALKSWGGRTIDEQVIAESVSVKSALGENPKRVYGEKKQTPSTRLGTALIIREAFTAAQHYRAARATAEAKGEPFKADLALDTLARVLDGELAWDQHTHRHDDIATAIRLADEFGYRLVINHGTEGHKVADVLAERDIPVIFGPMFTSRSKVELRDRAIANLAALAAAGVRVAITTDHPVVPINFLVHQATLAVKDGLPRQTALEALTVNPAAFLGLDGRVGALEPGRDGDVVIWSGDPLDVHARAEHVLIEGRTVYTWDAEASRGRVVERAERFAG, from the coding sequence ATGACCTCCTCCACTCTCGTCGCCGTCGTCGGCGGCTACGTCGTCCCCGTCGCGTCCGAGCCCGTCGAGGGCGGAACCGTCCTCATCCGCGACGGCCGGATCGAGGCCGTGGGCGCCGGCGTCGCCGTGCCGGACGACGCCACCGTGATCGACGCCACCGGCCGCTGGGTGCTCCCCGGCTTCGTCGAGGCGCACGGCCACGTGGGCATCCACGAGGAGGGCGAGGGTGTGGTCGGCAACGACACCAACGAGATGACCGGCCCGAACATGGCGGCCGTCCGGGCGATCGACGCCGTGAACATCGACGACGAGGGCTTCCGCGACGCGCTGTCCGGCGGCGTCACCTCGGTGGTCGTGAAGCCGGGGTCCGGCAACCCGATCGGCGGCCAGAGCGTCGCCCTCAAGTCCTGGGGCGGGCGCACGATCGACGAGCAGGTGATCGCCGAGTCGGTCAGCGTGAAGTCCGCGCTCGGCGAGAACCCGAAGCGGGTCTACGGCGAGAAGAAGCAGACCCCCTCGACCCGCCTCGGCACCGCGCTGATCATCCGCGAGGCGTTCACCGCCGCGCAGCACTACCGCGCCGCGCGCGCCACCGCCGAGGCCAAGGGCGAGCCGTTCAAGGCGGACCTCGCGCTGGACACCCTGGCGCGGGTGCTCGACGGCGAGCTCGCCTGGGACCAGCACACCCACCGGCACGACGACATCGCCACCGCGATCCGGCTGGCCGACGAGTTCGGCTACCGCCTGGTGATCAACCACGGGACCGAGGGCCACAAGGTCGCCGACGTGCTGGCCGAGCGGGACATCCCGGTGATCTTCGGCCCGATGTTCACGTCCCGGTCGAAGGTCGAGCTCCGGGACCGCGCCATCGCGAACCTCGCGGCGCTGGCCGCCGCCGGCGTGCGGGTCGCCATCACCACCGACCACCCCGTCGTGCCGATCAACTTCCTCGTGCACCAGGCGACCCTGGCGGTGAAGGACGGCCTGCCCCGGCAGACCGCGCTCGAGGCGCTGACCGTGAACCCCGCCGCGTTCCTCGGGCTCGACGGCCGCGTCGGGGCTCTCGAGCCCGGTCGCGACGGCGACGTCGTCATCTGGTCCGGCGACCCGCTGGACGTGCACGCCCGCGCCGAGCACGTGCTCATCGAGGGCCGGACCGTCTACACCTGGGACGCCGAGGCGTCGCGCGGCCGCGTCGTCGAGCGGGCCGAGCGCTTCGCGGGCTGA